A single window of Nocardioides kongjuensis DNA harbors:
- a CDS encoding class I SAM-dependent RNA methyltransferase: protein MSRPARRPSRRPRARTTRGASVAGRRFEAEVGPVAHGGHCVARVEDRVVFVRHALPGERVVLEITEGTEGDTFWRADAVEVLTASPDRVPAPCPYAGPGLCGGCDFQHVAVPAQRSLKAAVVREQLRRLARLDVDVTVEAVPGDEDGLHWRTRQRYVPLPDGGRGMRKHRSHDVVPVDECLLEAPGGPSYVVRGRTFEVADGGFWQVHPGAPEALVGAVLEALDPRPGESALDLYAGVGLFSRFLAEAVGPTGRVAAVEGDQAASALSERNCPGITAVPGDVASVLATGLPAAWGHADLVVLDPPRVGAKRAVVEQVVARGPRAVAYVACDPSALARDVAIFAEHGYRLGSLRAFDLFPMTHHVECVALLTRE, encoded by the coding sequence GTGAGCCGGCCCGCCCGCCGACCCTCGCGTCGGCCCCGGGCCCGGACCACCCGCGGTGCCTCCGTCGCCGGGCGCAGGTTCGAGGCCGAGGTCGGTCCGGTCGCCCACGGCGGCCACTGCGTCGCCCGGGTCGAGGACCGGGTCGTCTTCGTCCGGCACGCCCTGCCCGGTGAGCGGGTGGTCCTGGAGATCACCGAGGGCACGGAGGGTGACACGTTCTGGCGCGCCGACGCCGTCGAGGTGCTCACGGCCTCGCCCGACCGCGTGCCCGCCCCCTGCCCGTACGCCGGCCCCGGACTGTGCGGCGGCTGCGACTTCCAGCACGTCGCGGTCCCGGCCCAGCGGTCCCTGAAGGCCGCCGTGGTGCGCGAGCAGCTGCGTCGCCTGGCCCGCCTCGACGTGGACGTCACCGTGGAGGCGGTGCCCGGCGACGAGGACGGACTGCACTGGCGCACCCGCCAGCGCTACGTGCCGCTGCCCGACGGTGGGCGCGGGATGCGCAAGCACCGCTCCCACGACGTCGTCCCGGTCGACGAGTGCCTGCTCGAGGCGCCTGGCGGTCCGTCGTACGTCGTGCGGGGGAGGACCTTCGAGGTCGCCGACGGTGGCTTCTGGCAGGTCCACCCCGGCGCCCCGGAGGCGCTGGTCGGGGCCGTGCTCGAGGCCCTCGACCCCCGGCCGGGCGAGAGCGCGCTCGACCTCTATGCCGGCGTCGGCCTGTTCAGCCGCTTCCTCGCCGAGGCGGTCGGCCCGACCGGCCGCGTCGCCGCGGTCGAGGGGGACCAGGCCGCGTCGGCGCTGTCCGAGCGCAACTGCCCCGGGATCACCGCGGTCCCCGGCGACGTGGCCTCCGTGCTCGCCACCGGCCTGCCCGCAGCCTGGGGCCACGCCGACCTCGTCGTGCTCGACCCGCCCCGGGTCGGCGCCAAGCGGGCCGTCGTCGAGCAGGTCGTCGCCCGTGGCCCCCGCGCGGTGGCGTACGTCGCCTGCGACCCCTCCGCGCTCGCCCGCGACGTCGCGATCTTCGCCGAGCACGGCTACCGGCTCGGGTCGCTTCGCGCCTTCGACCTGTTCCCGATGACGCACCACGTCGAGTGCGTCGCGCTGCTCACGCGGGAGTGA
- a CDS encoding dihydrofolate reductase family protein yields MRTLIYTAFVSVDGVVQAPGPENGYRNGGWTFQGLDFLPEVYELKGREQEEAGALLLGRVSYQAFAPVWPSMTEEFPRYNAMPKYVVSSTLEDEDLVTDWGETTILRSLDDVAALKETDGGPISIHGSASLARGLADAGLLDRYHLLVFPWVLGAGKRMWSETDKDRQKLELVESASYANGVQKLCYDVVR; encoded by the coding sequence ATGCGCACCCTGATCTACACCGCCTTCGTCTCCGTCGACGGCGTCGTCCAGGCCCCCGGCCCCGAGAACGGCTACCGCAACGGCGGCTGGACCTTCCAGGGCCTGGACTTCCTCCCGGAGGTCTACGAGCTCAAGGGTCGCGAGCAGGAGGAGGCGGGCGCCCTGCTGCTCGGCCGGGTCAGCTACCAGGCGTTCGCGCCGGTCTGGCCGTCGATGACCGAGGAGTTCCCGAGGTACAACGCGATGCCGAAGTACGTCGTGTCGTCCACGCTCGAGGACGAGGACCTCGTCACCGACTGGGGCGAGACCACGATCCTGCGCTCCCTCGACGACGTCGCCGCGCTCAAGGAGACCGACGGCGGCCCGATCTCGATCCACGGCTCGGCGAGCCTGGCCCGTGGCCTCGCCGACGCCGGGCTGCTCGACCGCTACCACCTGCTGGTCTTCCCGTGGGTCCTCGGCGCCGGCAAGCGGATGTGGAGCGAGACCGACAAGGACCGCCAGAAGCTGGAGCTGGTCGAGAGCGCGTCGTACGCCAACGGCGTGCAGAAGCTCTGCTACGACGTCGTGCGCTGA
- a CDS encoding YhgE/Pip family protein: protein MNTLRIAWSELSRLLSIRMGRITVLALVTVPTIYAGLYLYANHDPYAALDRVPTALVVEDTGATGLDGKELDAGREVADQLLDSADFGWHEVSRATAKAGVDDGTYDFALLIPRDFSAALTSSSGGDPEQARITMLTNDANSYLSTTIATTVATKVRDAIGQKVSQEAVGTFLLGIADVRQGLQQGADGAGQLQDGLKQARTGSRRLVDGSAQLADGTGQLHTGATQLHDGLTTLATRTAPLPRQARRLADGARQVASGDQKVAGAGNRIAGAVHDARVAYDGGRADLVAQMNQLGLDQGAQDRLLGVYDRVGGKVHAVDTKAADVRKQLNQLASGADQVADGAEQLARSAPALVEGIRQARDGAGKLETGAARLDKGAGTLHDGTVELRKGLRQLTAGAGTLRDGLAAGVEKVPDTTEDSRRQIAETIANPIDVRARSDAAARNYGAGLAPFFLALAAWIGGYVLFLLVRPLSSRALAANQQPLRIALGGWLPPALIGAVQMTLAFAVVALTLDVGIVECLRTWLFMILISATFIAIVHLLNALLGTPGQFLALVLMVVQLVTAGGTFPWQTIPEPLHWLHQVLPMSYAVDGLRQLMYGGDPARASTAVLVLAAYLVGALVLTSLVARRHRVWTPSRVKPTVVL, encoded by the coding sequence GTGAACACCCTGCGCATCGCGTGGAGCGAGCTCTCCCGGCTCCTGAGCATCCGGATGGGCCGGATCACCGTGCTGGCGCTGGTGACGGTGCCGACCATCTATGCCGGGCTCTACCTCTACGCCAACCACGACCCGTACGCCGCGCTGGACCGGGTCCCGACCGCGCTGGTCGTCGAGGACACCGGCGCGACCGGGCTCGACGGCAAGGAGCTCGACGCCGGGCGGGAGGTGGCCGACCAGCTCCTGGACTCCGCCGACTTCGGCTGGCACGAGGTCTCCCGGGCCACCGCGAAGGCCGGGGTCGACGACGGCACCTACGACTTCGCACTGCTCATCCCGCGTGACTTCTCCGCCGCCCTGACCAGCAGCTCGGGCGGGGACCCGGAGCAAGCGCGGATCACCATGCTCACCAACGACGCGAACTCCTACCTGTCGACCACCATCGCCACCACCGTCGCCACCAAGGTGCGCGACGCGATCGGGCAGAAGGTCTCCCAGGAGGCGGTCGGCACCTTCCTGCTCGGCATCGCCGACGTCCGCCAGGGGCTCCAGCAGGGGGCCGACGGGGCGGGCCAGCTGCAGGACGGGCTGAAGCAGGCCCGCACGGGCTCGCGCAGGCTCGTCGACGGCAGCGCCCAGCTCGCCGACGGCACCGGGCAGCTGCACACCGGAGCAACCCAGCTGCACGACGGGCTGACCACACTCGCCACCCGTACCGCGCCCCTGCCCCGGCAGGCCCGGAGGCTGGCCGACGGCGCCCGTCAGGTCGCGTCCGGCGACCAGAAGGTCGCAGGCGCGGGCAATAGGATCGCCGGTGCGGTCCACGACGCCCGGGTCGCGTACGACGGCGGCCGGGCCGACCTCGTCGCCCAGATGAACCAGCTCGGCCTCGACCAGGGAGCCCAGGACCGGTTGCTCGGGGTCTACGACCGGGTCGGCGGCAAGGTGCACGCCGTCGACACGAAGGCCGCCGACGTGCGCAAGCAGCTCAACCAGCTGGCGAGCGGCGCGGACCAGGTCGCCGACGGCGCCGAGCAGCTGGCCCGCTCGGCGCCCGCCCTGGTGGAGGGGATCCGTCAGGCGCGCGACGGCGCCGGCAAGCTGGAGACCGGGGCGGCCCGGCTCGACAAGGGCGCCGGCACCCTGCACGACGGCACTGTCGAGCTGCGCAAGGGCCTGCGGCAGCTGACCGCGGGCGCCGGCACGCTGCGCGACGGGCTCGCTGCCGGCGTCGAGAAGGTCCCCGACACCACCGAGGACTCGCGCCGGCAGATCGCCGAGACGATCGCGAACCCGATCGACGTCCGGGCTCGCAGCGACGCGGCGGCCCGCAACTACGGGGCCGGCCTCGCGCCGTTCTTCCTGGCCCTGGCCGCCTGGATCGGCGGCTACGTCCTCTTCCTCCTGGTCCGCCCGCTGTCCAGCCGGGCGCTGGCGGCCAACCAGCAGCCGTTGCGGATCGCCCTCGGCGGCTGGCTTCCCCCCGCCCTCATCGGCGCGGTGCAGATGACCCTGGCCTTCGCGGTGGTGGCGCTCACCCTCGACGTCGGGATCGTCGAGTGCCTGCGGACCTGGTTGTTCATGATCTTGATCTCGGCGACCTTCATCGCGATCGTGCACCTGCTCAACGCCCTGCTGGGCACGCCCGGCCAGTTCCTCGCGCTGGTCCTGATGGTGGTCCAGCTGGTGACCGCCGGCGGCACCTTCCCGTGGCAGACGATCCCCGAGCCGCTGCACTGGCTGCACCAGGTGCTGCCGATGAGCTACGCCGTCGACGGCCTGCGCCAGCTCATGTACGGCGGTGACCCGGCCCGCGCGTCCACGGCGGTGCTGGTGCTGGCGGCGTACCTGGTCGGTGCGCTGGTGCTCACCTCGCTGGTCGCGCGCCGGCACAGGGTGTGGACGCCGAGCCGGGTCAAGCCGACGGTGGTGCTGTAG
- a CDS encoding ABC transporter ATP-binding protein, which yields MSMESIAWSQVYRGMHGPDEQREFSTATAKRILRFARPHRRKLIGFVVLSVVTAGLAVATPVLAGDVVNAIVAGDNRSVVVRLALAIAVLAVLDAALGLVSRWLSSSIGEGLILDLRTAVFDHVQRMPVAFFSRTRTGALVSRLNNDVIGAQRAFSQTLSGVVGNLVTLVLTLVVMLGISWQVTLLALVLLPVFVVPARRMGRRLAGIQREAADHNAAMGNQMTERFSAPGATLVKLFGRPEQESVEFAARARRVAEIGVRTAMVQTTFVTALTLVSALAVAVVYGLGGALALQGTLDAGDVVALSLLLTRLYAPLTALASARVEVMSALVSFERVFEVLDLEPLIKDRPGAGEVPDGPVAVELDDVRFAYPSADKVSLASLEAVATLDTRGGEEVLHGISLRAEPGQVVALVGSSGAGKSTIAQLVSRLYDVDGGAVRLAGVDVRDLTAASIRGAVGMVTQDGHLFHDTIRGNLLLARPEASEQDLWDALSRARLADLVRGLPDGLDTVVGERGYRLSGGERQRLTIARLLLKQPQVVILDEATASLDSTSEAAVQAALGEALAGRTALVIAHRLSTIRAADLIAVVEDGRIVERGTHAALLAAGGRYEELYRTQFAEDAPVADLRGDLPADRVS from the coding sequence ATGAGCATGGAGTCGATCGCCTGGAGCCAGGTGTACCGGGGGATGCACGGGCCCGACGAGCAGCGGGAGTTCAGCACCGCGACCGCGAAGCGGATCCTGCGCTTCGCGCGTCCGCACCGACGCAAGCTGATCGGGTTCGTGGTGCTCAGCGTCGTCACGGCCGGGCTCGCGGTCGCGACGCCGGTGCTGGCCGGCGACGTCGTCAACGCGATCGTGGCGGGCGACAACCGCTCGGTCGTCGTACGGCTGGCGCTGGCGATCGCGGTGCTGGCCGTCCTGGACGCCGCGCTCGGGCTGGTGTCGCGCTGGCTCTCGTCGAGCATCGGCGAGGGCCTGATCCTCGACCTGCGCACCGCCGTGTTCGACCACGTGCAGCGGATGCCGGTCGCCTTCTTCAGCCGCACCCGGACGGGCGCGCTGGTCAGCCGGCTCAACAACGACGTGATCGGCGCGCAGCGCGCGTTCAGCCAGACCCTGTCCGGTGTCGTCGGCAACCTGGTGACGCTGGTGCTGACCCTGGTCGTGATGCTCGGCATCTCCTGGCAGGTCACCCTCCTCGCGCTGGTGCTGCTGCCCGTGTTCGTCGTGCCGGCCCGGCGGATGGGGCGCCGGCTGGCCGGCATCCAGCGCGAGGCTGCCGACCACAACGCCGCGATGGGCAACCAGATGACCGAGCGCTTCTCCGCTCCCGGAGCCACCCTGGTCAAGCTGTTCGGCCGGCCCGAGCAGGAGTCCGTCGAGTTCGCCGCGCGGGCGCGGCGGGTCGCCGAGATCGGGGTGCGCACGGCGATGGTGCAGACCACCTTCGTCACCGCGCTGACGCTGGTCTCCGCGCTCGCGGTCGCCGTCGTCTACGGCCTCGGCGGCGCCCTCGCCCTGCAGGGCACGCTCGACGCCGGTGACGTGGTCGCGCTGTCCCTGCTGCTCACGCGGCTGTACGCGCCCCTGACCGCCCTGGCCAGCGCCCGGGTCGAGGTGATGAGCGCACTGGTCAGCTTCGAGCGGGTCTTCGAGGTGCTCGACCTCGAGCCGCTGATCAAGGACCGCCCCGGTGCCGGCGAGGTGCCCGACGGCCCGGTCGCGGTCGAGCTCGACGACGTCCGGTTCGCCTACCCGTCGGCCGACAAGGTCTCGCTGGCCTCGCTCGAGGCGGTCGCCACGCTCGACACCCGTGGTGGCGAGGAGGTGCTGCACGGCATCTCCCTGCGCGCCGAGCCCGGCCAGGTCGTGGCGCTCGTCGGCTCCTCGGGCGCGGGCAAGTCGACCATCGCGCAGCTCGTGTCCCGGTTGTACGACGTCGACGGGGGCGCCGTACGCCTGGCGGGGGTCGACGTGCGGGACCTGACCGCCGCCTCCATCCGGGGCGCGGTCGGCATGGTCACCCAGGACGGGCACCTGTTCCACGACACCATCCGCGGCAACCTGCTGCTCGCCCGGCCGGAGGCCAGCGAGCAGGACCTGTGGGACGCGTTGTCCCGGGCCCGGCTGGCCGACCTGGTGCGCGGGCTGCCCGACGGTCTCGACACGGTGGTGGGGGAGCGCGGCTACCGGCTCTCGGGAGGGGAGCGGCAGCGGCTCACCATCGCCCGGCTGCTGCTCAAGCAGCCGCAGGTGGTCATCCTCGACGAGGCGACCGCGTCCCTCGACTCCACCTCGGAGGCCGCCGTGCAGGCGGCGCTGGGCGAGGCCCTCGCCGGGCGGACCGCCCTGGTGATCGCGCACCGGCTCTCGACGATCCGGGCCGCCGACCTGATCGCCGTCGTCGAGGACGGCCGGATCGTCGAGCGCGGCACGCACGCCGCGCTGCTGGCCGCCGGTGGCCGTTACGAGGAGCTCTACCGGACGCAGTTCGCCGAGGACGCGCCGGTGGCGGACCTGCGTGGAGATCTGCCCGCGGATCGTGTATCTTGA
- the acnA gene encoding aconitate hydratase AcnA codes for MASKNSFGAKSTLDVDGKSYEIFRLDAVKGEGLDVESLPFSLKVLLENLLRTEDGADITAEDIKALAGWDETAQPDKEIQFTPARVIMQDFTGVPCVVDLATMREAMADLGGDATKINPLAPAEMVIDHSVMADVFGTPEAFARNVEIEYERNRERYQFLRWGQGAFDDFKVVPPGTGIVHQVNIEHLARTVFTREVDGELLAYPDTCVGTDSHTTMVNGIGVVGWGVGGIEAEAAMLGQPVSMLIPRVVGFKLSGELPEGSTATDLVLTITEMVRKHGVVGKFVEFYGPGVAALPLANRATIGNMSPEFGSTIAVFPIDGETTSYLRLTGRSEEQIALVEKYAKEQGLWLDPAAEPRYSEKLELDLATVVPSIAGPKRPQDRVLVSEAKESFRTALVDYAGEVQHTTGYDEAVEESFPGSDAPSHDPAQSNGEDAPNTHLSAAATDGGRASTPVEVTLEDGTTFTLDHGAVTIASITSCTNTSNPSVMIGAALLAKKAVEKGLTRKPWVKTTLAPGSQVVSDYYDKAGLTPYLDKLGFNLVGYGCVTCIGNSGPLIPEVSAAVNENDLAVVSVLSGNRNFEGRISPDIKMNYLASPPLVVAYALAGSMDVDLFNDALGQDADGNDVFLKDIWPSPAEVEETIAGAINSDMFAESYADVFKGDERWRSLPTPEGNTFTWDEASTYVRKAPYFDGMPDEPAPVTDISGARVLLKLGDSVTTDHISPAGSIKADSPAGIYLTEHGVAPRDFNSYGSRRGNHEVMIRGTFANIRLRNQIAPGTEGGFTRDFTVEGGPVSTVYDASVHYQEAGIPLVVLAGKEYGSGSSRDWAAKGTSLLGVKAVIAESYERIHRSNLIGMGVIPLQFPEGQNAESLGLTGEETFSIAGITELNDGTTPSTVKVTTDTGVEFDAVVRIDTPGEANYYRNGGIMQYVLRNLLRG; via the coding sequence ATGGCCAGCAAGAACAGCTTCGGCGCCAAGAGCACCCTGGACGTGGACGGCAAGTCCTACGAGATCTTCCGCCTCGACGCGGTCAAGGGGGAGGGCCTCGACGTCGAGAGCCTGCCCTTCTCGCTGAAGGTGCTGCTCGAGAACCTGCTCCGTACCGAGGACGGCGCGGACATCACGGCCGAGGACATCAAGGCCCTCGCCGGCTGGGACGAGACCGCCCAGCCCGACAAGGAGATCCAGTTCACGCCCGCCCGCGTGATCATGCAGGACTTCACCGGCGTCCCCTGCGTCGTCGACCTCGCCACCATGCGCGAGGCCATGGCCGACCTGGGCGGCGACGCCACCAAGATCAACCCGCTCGCGCCGGCCGAGATGGTCATCGACCACTCCGTCATGGCCGACGTCTTCGGCACGCCCGAGGCCTTCGCCCGCAACGTCGAGATCGAGTACGAGCGCAACCGCGAGCGCTACCAGTTCCTGCGCTGGGGCCAGGGCGCCTTCGACGACTTCAAGGTCGTCCCGCCGGGCACCGGCATCGTCCACCAGGTCAACATCGAGCACCTCGCCCGCACGGTCTTCACCCGCGAGGTCGACGGCGAGCTGCTGGCCTACCCCGACACCTGCGTCGGCACCGACTCCCACACCACCATGGTCAACGGCATCGGCGTCGTCGGCTGGGGCGTCGGCGGCATCGAGGCCGAGGCCGCCATGCTCGGCCAGCCGGTCTCCATGCTGATCCCGCGCGTGGTCGGCTTCAAGCTCTCCGGCGAGCTGCCCGAGGGCTCGACCGCCACCGACCTGGTCCTCACGATCACCGAGATGGTCCGCAAGCACGGCGTCGTCGGCAAGTTCGTCGAGTTCTACGGCCCCGGCGTCGCGGCGCTGCCGCTGGCCAACCGCGCCACCATCGGCAACATGTCGCCGGAGTTCGGCTCGACCATCGCGGTGTTCCCGATCGACGGCGAGACCACCAGCTACCTGCGCCTGACCGGTCGCTCCGAGGAGCAGATCGCGCTCGTCGAGAAGTACGCCAAGGAGCAGGGCCTCTGGCTCGACCCGGCCGCCGAGCCGCGCTACTCCGAGAAGCTCGAGCTCGACCTGGCGACCGTCGTACCGTCGATCGCCGGCCCGAAGCGCCCGCAGGACCGCGTGCTCGTCTCCGAGGCCAAGGAGTCCTTCCGCACCGCGCTGGTCGACTACGCCGGCGAGGTGCAGCACACGACGGGCTACGACGAGGCCGTCGAGGAGTCCTTCCCGGGCTCGGACGCCCCCTCGCACGACCCGGCGCAGTCCAACGGCGAGGACGCGCCCAACACGCACCTCTCCGCGGCGGCGACCGACGGCGGCCGCGCCTCCACGCCGGTCGAGGTGACCCTCGAGGACGGCACGACCTTCACGCTGGACCACGGTGCGGTCACGATCGCCTCGATCACCTCCTGCACCAACACGTCCAACCCGTCGGTCATGATCGGCGCCGCGCTGCTCGCCAAGAAGGCCGTCGAGAAGGGCCTGACCCGCAAGCCGTGGGTCAAGACCACCCTCGCGCCCGGCTCGCAGGTCGTCTCCGACTACTACGACAAGGCCGGCCTCACGCCGTACCTCGACAAGCTCGGCTTCAACCTGGTCGGCTACGGCTGCGTCACCTGCATCGGCAACTCGGGCCCGCTCATCCCCGAGGTCTCCGCCGCGGTCAACGAGAACGACCTCGCCGTCGTCTCGGTGCTCTCGGGCAACCGGAACTTCGAGGGCCGGATCAGCCCCGACATCAAGATGAACTACCTGGCCTCGCCGCCGCTGGTCGTCGCGTACGCGCTGGCCGGCTCGATGGACGTCGACCTGTTCAACGACGCGCTGGGCCAGGACGCCGACGGCAACGACGTCTTCCTCAAGGACATCTGGCCCTCGCCGGCCGAGGTCGAGGAGACCATCGCCGGTGCGATCAACTCGGACATGTTCGCCGAGTCGTACGCCGACGTCTTCAAGGGTGACGAGCGCTGGCGCTCGCTGCCCACTCCCGAGGGCAACACCTTCACCTGGGACGAGGCGTCGACCTACGTCCGCAAGGCGCCGTACTTCGACGGCATGCCCGACGAGCCGGCCCCGGTCACCGACATCTCCGGTGCCCGTGTGCTGCTCAAGCTCGGCGACTCGGTCACCACCGACCACATCTCGCCGGCCGGCTCGATCAAGGCCGACTCGCCCGCGGGCATCTACCTCACCGAGCACGGCGTCGCCCCGCGTGACTTCAACTCCTACGGCTCGCGCCGCGGCAACCACGAGGTCATGATCCGCGGCACGTTCGCCAACATCCGCCTGCGCAACCAGATCGCGCCCGGCACCGAGGGCGGCTTCACCCGCGACTTCACGGTCGAGGGCGGTCCGGTCAGCACGGTGTACGACGCCTCGGTGCACTACCAGGAGGCGGGCATCCCGCTGGTCGTCCTGGCCGGCAAGGAGTACGGCTCCGGATCCTCGCGCGACTGGGCGGCCAAGGGCACCTCGCTGCTCGGCGTCAAGGCGGTCATCGCCGAGAGCTACGAGCGCATCCACC
- a CDS encoding helix-turn-helix domain-containing protein has translation MDDPTSRISAALEAVGPRLRRIRSIRGTSLADLAAATGISTSTLSRLETGQRKPSLELLLPLAQAYGVPLDELVGAPEVGDPRVHLRPRTVNGRTVIPLTRQPGAVQVWKIVIPTSKHEVDLKAHEGYEWMYVISGRLRVVIGDHDLELGPGEVAEFDTRVPHWFGSNGRVPVEVLSVLGRQGERMHVRARPKGTKGTKGSVTPA, from the coding sequence ATGGACGACCCGACCTCCCGGATCTCGGCGGCCCTCGAGGCGGTCGGACCGCGGCTCAGGCGCATCCGGTCGATCCGCGGCACCAGCCTCGCCGACCTCGCCGCGGCCACGGGGATCTCCACGAGCACGCTCTCGCGCCTCGAGACGGGACAGCGCAAGCCCAGCCTGGAGCTCCTGCTCCCGCTCGCCCAGGCCTACGGCGTACCGCTCGACGAGCTCGTCGGCGCTCCCGAGGTGGGCGACCCACGCGTGCACCTCCGGCCACGGACCGTCAACGGGCGGACCGTCATCCCGCTCACCCGCCAACCGGGCGCCGTCCAGGTGTGGAAGATCGTCATCCCGACGTCCAAGCACGAGGTCGACCTCAAGGCCCACGAGGGCTACGAGTGGATGTACGTCATCAGCGGCAGGCTCCGGGTCGTCATCGGCGACCACGACCTCGAGCTCGGCCCCGGGGAGGTCGCCGAGTTCGACACCCGCGTCCCGCACTGGTTCGGCAGCAACGGCCGGGTCCCGGTCGAGGTGCTCTCCGTCCTCGGCCGGCAAGGGGAGCGCATGCACGTGCGTGCCCGGCCGAAGGGGACGAAGGGGACGAAGGGGTCGGTCACTCCCGCGTGA
- a CDS encoding NAD(P)/FAD-dependent oxidoreductase gives MSTPTSSFDVAVIGGGPAGLSAALVLTRARRSVVVIDAGRPRNAPASRMHGFLSRDGMAPADLLAAGRDEVARYGGELVTDTVAGLMTSANGRFGLLLGSGRGLAARRLLVTTGLTDRVPDLPGVAERWGKDLLHCPYCHGHEVRDQPLGVLGGTPGAVAHAQLVRQWSDDVVFFAHTTRLTDVEREQLTARAIGIVEGTVGGLVVDDDRLSGVRLADGRLVARSAVFVRPGLAGNDDFVRGLGGQADEDGWPLVDAGGRTTVDGVWAAGNASNPRAQVITAAGEGSAAAIAINNDLTDEDVRDAVDAFRAGLPVRSAT, from the coding sequence ATGAGCACCCCCACCAGCAGCTTCGACGTCGCCGTCATCGGCGGCGGACCCGCCGGGCTCTCCGCCGCCCTGGTCCTCACCCGCGCGCGGCGCAGCGTGGTCGTCATCGACGCCGGCCGGCCGCGCAACGCACCCGCCTCCCGGATGCACGGATTCCTGTCCCGCGACGGCATGGCGCCGGCGGACCTGCTCGCGGCCGGCCGCGACGAGGTCGCACGGTACGGAGGAGAGCTCGTCACCGACACCGTCGCCGGGCTCATGACCTCGGCGAACGGCCGCTTCGGCCTGCTGCTCGGCAGCGGCCGGGGACTCGCAGCCCGGCGGCTCCTGGTCACCACGGGCCTCACCGACCGGGTGCCGGACCTGCCCGGCGTCGCCGAACGCTGGGGCAAGGACCTGCTGCACTGCCCGTACTGCCACGGTCACGAGGTCCGCGACCAGCCGCTGGGTGTCCTCGGCGGCACGCCTGGTGCCGTCGCGCACGCGCAGCTGGTGCGCCAGTGGAGCGACGACGTGGTGTTCTTCGCCCACACGACCCGGCTCACCGACGTGGAGCGCGAACAGCTCACGGCGCGGGCCATCGGCATCGTCGAGGGCACGGTCGGCGGGCTCGTCGTCGACGACGACCGGCTGAGCGGCGTACGTCTCGCCGACGGCCGGCTCGTCGCGAGGTCGGCGGTCTTCGTGCGTCCCGGGCTCGCCGGGAACGACGACTTCGTCCGTGGCCTCGGGGGACAGGCCGACGAGGACGGATGGCCCCTCGTCGACGCCGGCGGGAGGACGACCGTGGACGGCGTCTGGGCCGCCGGGAACGCGTCGAACCCGCGGGCCCAGGTCATCACGGCCGCCGGCGAGGGGTCTGCGGCGGCCATCGCCATCAACAACGACCTCACGGACGAGGACGTCCGGGACGCCGTCGATGCGTTCCGCGCGGGCCTGCCCGTCCGATCCGCCACCTGA